DNA sequence from the Bradyrhizobium sp. CIAT3101 genome:
TTGAAGGCGCGCGCCAGCGGCACGAATTCGGACGGCAGCCGGTTGCGCGCCGCGCGGGCCGACAGATCGCCCTCGCCGAGGCGCTTGGCCATGTCGGCAAGCATTTCGATCGGCTTGATCACGAGCTTCTCGGCGGCGATCAGCGCGCCGAGCAGCACGAACACGACGACGAAGGCGAGCTGGAGATAGGCGGTGCGGATGTCGCGGCTGACCGCCGCGGACACCTTATCCTCGTCGATGCTGGCGATCAGGCGGGCATTGGTGCCGGCGATGCGCGTGTAGCTGACCGCGCGCCGCGATCCGTCGGCGGCGAGAAACGACAGCGAGCCTTCGTCCTGGTCGGAGCGCAAGGCCATGTCGGCGATCGCCGACATCAGCGGCATATTGTCGAGCGGGCGTCCGACCGCGCTGTGCTGGTCGGCGGGCGCAGCCAGCACGGTGCCGGCGCTGTCGACCAGCACCGCCGTGATGCCGGCGCGGCCGCCCAGATTGTTCATGACCTTCGACATCCAGTCGAGGTTGACGGTCGCGAGCACGACGGCATCGGCAACGCCGCTGAACGCGGAGACCGGATAAACCGCCATGACCGTCGGCGACTGCACCGGCCGCGACAGGATGAAGTCGGACAGCACGAAGCGGCCGGTCTCCTGCGCCTGCTGGAAGTAGGGCCGATCGGAGAGATCGAGGCCGACATACATGTTGTTGGTCGCGCACTGGATACGGCCGTCCTGGCCGGCGATCAGAAGCGTGCGGATCCAGGGAAGACTCGTCGGCAGGCTCGCGCGCAACACGTCGCAGCTCTTGCTGACGCCGCCGGCGGAGGCGCGGATGAAGGCTTCCGATTTCAGGATGGTCTCGACCGACGAGATCACCTCGCGCTGCGCGTCGGCGCTGTGCCGTGCGACGGTGGTGAATTCAGCGGTGGCTTGCGCGATCTGCTTGGTGCGGGTGTCC
Encoded proteins:
- a CDS encoding diguanylate cyclase — its product is MANVSFNRKRAKLKQVLGIRARLALLAVILVAPLMLERIRSLEDTRTKQIAQATAEFTTVARHSADAQREVISSVETILKSEAFIRASAGGVSKSCDVLRASLPTSLPWIRTLLIAGQDGRIQCATNNMYVGLDLSDRPYFQQAQETGRFVLSDFILSRPVQSPTVMAVYPVSAFSGVADAVVLATVNLDWMSKVMNNLGGRAGITAVLVDSAGTVLAAPADQHSAVGRPLDNMPLMSAIADMALRSDQDEGSLSFLAADGSRRAVSYTRIAGTNARLIASIDEDKVSAAVSRDIRTAYLQLAFVVVFVLLGALIAAEKLVIKPIEMLADMAKRLGEGDLSARAARNRLPSEFVPLARAFNAMAAQLSQRERELIATNDRLTVMASIDMLSGLANRRGFQSRLDFEWMRAQQYGSELALLMIDVDHFKLFNDTYGHLEGDSCLTRLGESLSGIAADTMGFAARYGGEEFCLLLPNTDVHRAVEIGELVRAAVLKLCLPHITSAHMVVTVSIGVAATRPNETLRPGDLIEAADAALYAAKHRGRNNVVEHGILRIEGTTAEIAMAG